In Trichoderma breve strain T069 chromosome 4, whole genome shotgun sequence, the following proteins share a genomic window:
- a CDS encoding GMC oxidoreductase domain-containing protein codes for MATPAPQAPVAVPLPPTPSSDFMTEAQWDILWALLDGALPSYVPASAVTDKETQVAIPDAEFDGIVDGITSSLDGAPSRGEIAEFLAFRPVDHAPFRDDCIRNLAASPAKDKLAKALGSLGTRAGSLLLTGYWSPITQQPSSVREAILKSWTTARLQSLRGLAKSLAALAGKANGTTNPYFNKLSGYSDAPVDWKPVQGFDFKFIQLQPGDDVHEITTDVVIVGSGPGGGVCAKNLAEAGHKVLVVDKGYHFPTSQLPMPQMAALNHLFDHGGAYVSEDTSTAITAASCWGGGGTINWSVCFKLQDFVRKEWADEGLSLFTSPEFDECMDRVWDFIGAGTDAIRHNFRNNILLDGCNKLGWHGDAAPQNTANKEHYCGHCHLGCGLGEKRGPTVAWLPAAADAGAEFMEGFAVDKVLFDEDGTTATGVEGLWVARDAEGGVDKDIGQRTQRKVVIKAKKVIVSAGTFWSPVILMKSGIQNPQLGQNLHLHPVNCLIAVHKKETRPWEGGIITTYSGEFENLDGKGHGVKLEPLCMVPYITFALQYWNGGLDSKLLTMKYRHLSSFISLARDRDSGRVFVDPETGGPRIEYTTSDFDRENNLEGIIGLAKIAYVGGATEIRVHYPGVPPFLPNAAEQEKHVQDKDPEFTDAAFGKWLQQLRTLSNKPPLTAFGSAHQMGTCRMSATKESGVVDAKGSVWGTKNLYVADSSVFPSASGVNPMVTVMSIADWISRGVSKEL; via the exons ATGGCAACTCCAGCTCCCCAGGCCCCCGTGGCtgtccctctcccccctACTCCTTCAAGCGACTTCATGACCGAGGCCCAATGGGACATCCTATGGGCACTGTTGGACGGCGCACTGCCGTCCTACGTCCCGGCATCTGCAGTCACGGACAAGGAGACGCAGGTTGCCATCCCGGACGCAGAGTTCGATGGCATTGTCGATGGCATCACTAGCTCGCTCGACGGCGCTCCGAGTAGAGGAGAAATTGCAGAGTTTCTTGCCTTCCGGCCGGTTGATCATGCACCGTTCCGGGACGACTGCATACGCAACTTGGCTGCGTCACCGGCAAAAGACAAGCTTGCAAAGGCCCTTGGGTCATTAGG GACTCGTGCTGGAAGTCTCTTGTTGACCGGCTACTGGAGCCCCATCACCCAGCAGCCTTCCAGTGTGCGTGAAGCCATCCTCAAGTCTTGGACAACCGCGAGGCTCCAGTCGCTCAGAGGGTTGGCAAAGTCCCTCGCCGCTCTAGCTGGCAAGGCAAATGGCACAACAAACCCTTACTTCAACAAACTCTCAGGTTACTCAGACGCCCCAGTGGACTGGAAACCTGTGCAGGGATTCGACTTCAAGTTCATCCAGCTGCAGCCCGGAGACGACGTGCACGAAATCACCACCgacgtcgtcatcgtcggctCTGGCCCAGGAGGAGGCGTCTGCGCAAAGAACCTAGCCGAGGCAGGGCACAAggtcctcgtcgtcgacaaggGCTATCATTTTCCAACCTCCCAGCTCCCCATGCCGCAAATGGCCGCCCTCAACCACCTGTTCGACCACGGCGGCGCCTACGTCAGCGAGGACACGAGCACCGCCATCACGGCCGCCAGCTGCTGGGGCGGGGGCGGCACCATCAACTGGAGCGTCTGCTTCAAGCTCCAAGACTTTGTCCGCAAGGAATGGGCCGACGAGGGCCTTTCGCTCTTCACGTCCCCCGAGTTCGACGAGTGTATGGACAGAGTCTGGGACTTCATCGGCGCGGGAACGGACGCCATCCGCCACAACTTCCGCAACAACATACTGCTCGATGGGTGTAACAAGCTGGGCTGGCACGGAGACGCTGCTCCTCAGAATACGGCCAATAAGGAGCACTATTGCGGCCATTGCCATCTGGGCTGCGGAttgggagagaaaaggggcCCGACGGTGGCCTGGCTGCCCGCTGCGGCTGACGCAGGCGCCGAGTTCATGGAGGGCTTCGCCGTCGACAAGGTGCTGTTTGACGAAGACGGCACGACAGCGACGGGCGTTGAAGGTTTGTGGGTAGCGAGAGACGCCGAGGGTGGCGTCGACAAGGACATCGGACAACGTACGCAGCGAAAGGTTGTCATCAAGGCAAAGAAGGTCATTGTGTCCGCCGGCACGTTCTGGAGCCCCGTCATTCTAATGAAGAGTGGCATCCAA AATCCGCAACTCGGACAAAATCTTCATCTACATCCAGTCAACTGCTTGATAGCAGTGCATAAGAAAGAGACTCGGCCGTGGGAGGGTGGTATCATTACAACCTACAGCGGCGAGTTTGAAAACCTCGACGGCAAAGGACACGGAGTAAAGTTGGAACCCTTATGCATGGTG CCATACATCACGTTTGCACTGCAATATTGGAATGGAGGTCTTGACTCCAAGCTTCTCACCATGAAGTATCGCCATCTtagcagcttcatctcgctTGCCCGTGACCGAGACTCCGGCCGCGTATTTGTCGACCCTGAGACCGGGGGGCCGCGCATTGAATACACGACTTCTGATTTCGACCGTGAAAACAACCTGGAGGGAATCATTGGCCTGGCCAAGATTGCCTATGTCGGTGGCGCAACGGAGATTCGAGTGCATTACCCCGGCGTGCCGCCGTTCCTGCCCAATGCCGCGGAGCAGGAGAAGCACGTCCAAGACAAAGATCCCGAGTTCACAGACGCTGCTTTTGGAAAGTGGCTACAGCAACTCCGCACTTTGAGTAACAAGCCTCCCCTGACTGCCTTTGGCTCAGCGCATCAGATGGGAACGTGCCGAATGAGCGCCACGAAGGAATCGGGCGTGGTGGATGCGAAGGGAAGCGTCTGGGGGACCAAGAACTTGTACGTTGCAGACTCTAGCGTGTTCCCGAGCGCGAGCGGCGTCAACCCCATGGTTACCGTCATGTCCATTGCCGACTGGATTTCGCGGGGTGTCTCTAAGGAGCTGTAG
- a CDS encoding alg9-like mannosyltransferase family domain-containing protein: protein MWRRTHLLLVLIRLYFALSPSYLHPDENFQGPEVIAGQIFSYPVRHTWEFTSETPIRSVFPLWPVYGLPMLLLRWLWIGNGQDGDVPPIAVFWTLRCLMFLLSFVLEDWALDEQIASIRDRRIAVLLVASSYVTWTFQTHTFSNSIETLAVLWSLVLIQRILAPHSSILSSVVLGMVVVFGIFNRVTFPAFLILPGLTLIPHFAKNLFSLAALVLAALTTALIAIVIDTAFYAPGPISWSDLIANPVITPLNNLIYNSNPENLALHGLHPWYQHLLGNLPQLIGPAVALVFLQLRVSLRNVSLENVNLRVWSAVSGIVILSFIKHQEARFLLPAVPLILSSVRLPGSRTLRRTWTAIWVIFNIFFGVLMGTYHQGGIVPGQVFMSKQPDATNAIWWKTYPPPIWLLNGKNEVLTTKDVMGIKGEVLLEQLAELATCDTPADRRNTEYLKEKNGTYLIAPASATWLDPYLPNKGLEGLRFREVWRYRNHLNLDDLDFGDDGVWNTLSRVIGRRGLVAWRVTKSCGL from the exons ATGTGGCGGCGCACTCATCTTCTCCTAGTTCTCATCAGACTCTATTTTGCTCTGTCCCCCAGTTATCTTCACCCTGATGAGAACTTTCAAGGGCCGGAAGTGATTGCTG GCCAGATCTTTAGTTACCCTGTCCGGCATACATGGGAATTCACTAGCGAGACCCCCATTCGGAGTGTCTTTCCGCTATGGCCTGTCTATGGCCTGCCCATGCTTTTGCTCCGCTGGCTTTGGATTGGTAACGGGCAAGATGGCGATGTTCCCCCTATCGCCGTCTTCTGGACGTTGAGGTGTCTCATGTTTCTGTTAAGCTTTGTGCTGGAAGATTGGGCTCTTGACGAGCAAATCGCTTCAATTCGCGATCGCCGCATTGCTGTTCTTCTCGTGGCGTCGTCCTATGTCACCTGGACTTTCCAAACGCATACATTCTCCAACTCGATTGAGACCTTGGCGGTCTTGTGGAGCTTGGTATTGATACAGCGCATCCTGGCTCCTCAT TCCTCGATCTTGTCCTCGGTGGTCCTGGGCATGGTTGTTGTGTTTGGCATCTTCAACCGCGTTACTTTCCCAGCTTTTCTAATACTACCTGGACTTACGTTGATACCTCATTTTGCGAAGAA TCTTTTTTCGTTGGCGGCCCTGGTTTTGGCTGCCCTTACTACTGCTTTAATTGCCATTGTCATCGATACCGCTTTTTACGCTCCAGGTCCTATTAGTTGGTCCGATCTCATCGCCAACCCGGTCATCACTCCTCTAAACAACCTGATATATAATTCGAATCCTGAAAACCTTGCTCTTCATGGCCTACATCCCTGGTACCAACATCTCCTCGGAAACTTACCGCAGCTCATTGGGCCTGCAGTCGCGTTAGTGTTCTTGCAACTTCGTGTATCCCTGAGGAATGTATCCCTGGAGAATGTAAACCTGAGGGTGTGGTCAGCTGTTTCCGGAATTGTCATACTGTCTTTCATTAAACATCAAGAAGCGcggtttcttcttccagctgtaCCACTCATCCTATCATCTGTGCGGTTGCCGGGAAGTCGAACTCTTCGTCGAACGTGGACTGCGATTTGGGTGATATTCAATATCTTCTTTGGTGTGCTTATGGGGACATATCATCAGGGCGGTATTGTCCCTGGGCAAGTATTCATGAGCAAACAACCCGACGCCACAAATGCCATATGGTGGAAAACATACCCTCCTCCGATCTGGCTCCTCAACGGCAAGAATGAGGTTTTGACCACCAAGGATGTCATGGGAATCAAGGGCGAAGTTTTGTTGGAACAGTTGGCCGAGTTGGCTACCTGTGATACTCCTGCAGACCGACGCAATACGGAGTATTTAAAAGAGAAGAACGGGACTTACTTAATCGCGCCTGCATCAGCCACTTGGCTGGACCCTTATCTTCCCAACAAGGGGCTAGAAGGATTGCGATTCCGAGAAGTGTGGCGTTACAGGAACCATCTCAACTTGGATGATTTAGATTTTGGAGATGACGGAGTCTGGAATACCCTGTCTAGAGTCATTGGTCGTCGAGGGCTTGTTGCCTGGCGAGTTACTAAAAGCTGTGGGTTATAG
- a CDS encoding skp1 family, dimerization domain-containing protein, which produces MAEAKPASQKIWLVSNDNATMEVDRAVVERSMLLKNMLEDLGGADVSPENPIPIPNVNEAVLRKVVEWCEHHRNDPVAAPDDESDARKKTTDIEEWDQKFMQVDQEMLFEIILASNFLDIKPLLDVGCKTVANMIKGKSPEEIRKTFNITNDFSAEEEEQIRRENEWAEDR; this is translated from the exons atggcGGAAGCAAAGCCTGCGTCCCAGAAGATCTGGTTGGTCTCCAACGACAACGCGACCATGGAAGTCG ACCGCGCCGTCGTTGAGCGATCCATGCTCTTGAAGAACATGTTGGAGGATTTGGGCGGTGCCGACGTCAGCCCTGAGAACCCAATTCCCATCCCCAAC GTGAACGAGGCAGTGCTGCGAAAGGTCGTCGAGTGGTGCGAGCACCACCGCAACGACCCCGTCGCCGCTCCCGATGACGAGTCGGATGCCCGCAAGAAGACCACTGATATCGAGGAGTGGGACCAGAAGTTTATGCAGGTTGACCAGGAAATGCTTTTCGAGATCATCTTG GCCTCAAACTTCCTTGACATTAAGCCGCTCTTGGATGTGGGCTGTAAGACCGTGGCAAACATGATCAAGGGCAAGTCCCCCGAAGAGATCCGCAAGACTTTCAACATCACAAACGATTTCTcagccgaggaggaggagcaaaTTCGCCGTGAGAACGAATGGGCCGAGGACCGATAA
- a CDS encoding catalase domain-containing protein — MGANDTPASTFRYNEKPVYTTSNGAPIDNPEGWQRPGTIGPLLLQDFHLIDTLAHFDRERIPERVVHAKGAGAYGVFEVTHDTSDLSSINMFDTVGKKTNCIVRFSTVGGEKGSADTARDPRGFAIKFYTEEGNWDWVYNNTPVFFIRDPTKFPLFIHTQKRNPQTNLKDATMFWDYLSTHQEAIHQVMTLFSDRGTPYSFRHMNGYSGHTHKWTKPDGSFVYTQVHLKTDQGIKTFTGEEAAKMSAENPDWNTQDLFESIQKGEYPSWTVYVQVLTPEEAEKFKWNIFDLTKVWPQKDVPLRPIGKLTLNKNPENYFAEIEQVAFSPSHLVPGVEPSIDPVLQSRLFSYPDTHRHRLGTNYQQIPVNAPLKAFNPFQRDGAMAINGNYGANPNYPSSYRQLTYKAVKPTVTHESWSGAAVHELFQEVNDDDFVQAKGLWDVLGRTPGQQENFISNVSGHLAAAHQDTRTRTYEMFSRVDADLGNSIKEQTEKLVK, encoded by the exons ATGGGTGCCAACGACACGCCGGCGTCCACCTTCAGGTACAATGAGAAGCCAGTGTACACCACCTCCAATGGTGCTCCCATTGACAACCCTGAGGGCTGGCAACGACCCGGTACCATTGGACCTCTGCTGCTCCAGGACTTTCACTTGATCGATACCCTCGCCCACTTTGACC GCGAGCGTATTCCTGAACGTGTCGTCCATGCAAAGGGTGCTGGCGCATATGGCGTATTTGAGGTCACCCATGATACCAGCGAcctctcctccatcaacATGTTCGACACTGTCGGCAAGAAAACCAACTGCATTGTCCGCTTCTCAACCGTCGGCGGTGAGAAGGGTTCAGCCGACACTGCTCGTGATCCTCGTGGCTTTGCCATCAAGTTCTACACAGAGGAGGGCAACTGGGACTGGGTATACAACAATACCCCGgtcttcttcatccgggATCCTACCAAGTTCCCGCTCTTCATCCATACCCAGAAGCGAAACCCACAAACAAACCTTAAGGATGCTACCATGTTCTGGGATTACCTCTCCACCCACCAAGAGGCTATCCATCAGGTCATGACCCTGTTCTCTGACCGAGGCACTCCCTACTCATTCAGACACATGAACGGATACTCAGGCCACACCCACAAGTGGACTAAGCCTGATGGATCTTTTGTCTATACTCAGGTCCACCTCAAGACTGATCAGGGCATTAAGACGTTTACTGGTgaagaggctgccaagaTGTCTGCCGAGAACCCAGACTGGAATACTCAAGATCTCTTTGAGTCTATTCAGAAGGGAGAGTATCCCAGCTGGACCGTCTATGTCCAGGTTCTCACCCctgaggaggctgagaagtTCAAGTGGAACATTTTTGATTTGACCAAGGTTTGGCCTCAGAAGGACGTGCCTCTGAGGCCCATTGGCAAACTTACTCTCAACAAAAACCCCGAAAACTACTTCGCCGAGATTGAGCAGGttgctttctctccctctcactTAGTGCCTGGTGTTGAGCCTTCCATCGACCCTGTGTTGCAGTCTCGACTGTTCTCGTACCCCGACACTCATCGCCACCGTCTGGGCACCAATTATCAGCAAATTCCTGTTAATGCGCCTCTCAAGGCATTCAACCCCTTCCAGCGAGAtggcgccatggccatcaatGGCAACTATGGTGCCAATCCTAACTATCCTAGCTCCTACAGGCAGCTGACTTACAAGGCCGTCAAGCCTACCGTCACTCATGAGTCGTGGTCCGGCGCTGCCGTCCATGAGCTCTTCCAGGaagtcaatgatgatgatttcgtGCAAGCAAAGGGTCTCTGGGATGTGCTCGGCCGTACCCCTGGCCAGCAGGAGAACTTTATCTCAAACGTTTCAGGCCATCTTGCTGCCGCTCATCAGGACACCCGTACCAGAACCTACGAGATGTTCTCAAGAGTGGATGCTGATTTGGGCAACTCCATTAAGGAGCAGACAGAGAAACTTGTCAAATAA
- a CDS encoding ADP-ribosylation factor family domain-containing protein, which produces MGAGMSWLTNLVFAKKEIRILILGLDNAGKTTLLYRLKIGEVVTTIPTIGFNVESVTYKNLNFNVWDLGGQTSIRPYWRCYYANTAAVIFVVDSTDIDRLQTAAEELSAMLNEEELKDAALLVFANKQDQPGAKGAGEISEALQLGELRDRNWSIMACSAVDGSGVNEGMDWLVQTVNQDN; this is translated from the exons ATGGGTGCTGGAATGTCATGGCTGACCAACTTGGTCTTTGCAAAGAAGGAGATCAGAATTCTTATCTTGGGCTTG GACAATGCTGGTAAAACAACGCTCTTATACAGACTGAAG ATCGGAGAAGTTGTCACGACGATACCAACGATCGGATTCAACGTGGAATCAGTCACGTACAAGAACCTCAATTTTAATGTTTGG GATCTGGGTGGTCAGACAAGCATCAGGCCCTACTGGCGGTGTTACTATGCCAACACCGCTGCCGTTATTTTCGTCGTCGACTCGACCGATATCGACCGATTACAAACCGCAGCAGAGGAGCTATCGGCTATGCTgaacgaagaagagctcaaggATGCGGCTCTGCTGGTGTTTGCCAACAAACAGGACCAACCCGGCGCCAAGGGAGCGGGAGAGATCTCGGAAGCGCTGCAGCTGGGCGAACTGCGGGACCGAAATTGGAGCATCATGGCCTGTTCGGCAGTCGACGGCAGTGGTGTGAACGAGGGCATGGATTGGCTGGTG CAAACCGTCAACCAAGACAACTAG
- a CDS encoding ribosomal protein l1p/L10e family domain-containing protein produces MSKISVANVRTQVGELLEYSNETKKRNFLETVELQIGLKNYDPQRDKRFSGTIRLPSIPRPNMAICILGDQHDLDRAKHGGVDAMSADDLKKLNKNKKLIKKLARKYDAFIASEALIKQIPRLLGPGLSKAGKFPTPVSHADDLTGKINEVKSTIKFQLKKVLCMGVAVGNVGMEQEQLVGNIMLAINYLVSLLKKGWQNVGSLTIKASMSPPKRLY; encoded by the exons ATGTCTAAGATTTCAGTCG CCAACGTCCGGACTCAAGTCGGAGAGCTCCTTGAGTACTCCAACGAGACCAAGAAGCGCAACTTCCTCGAGACCGTCGAGCTCCAGATCGGCCTCAAGAACTATGACCCTCAGCGTGACAAGCGTTTCTCTGGCACCATCCGCCTGCCTTCCATCCCCCGCCCCAACATGGCCATCTG CATCCTCGGTGACCAGCACGATCTCGATCGTGCCAAGCACGGTGGTGTTGACGCCATGTCGGCTGAtgacttgaagaagctgaacaagaacaagaagctcatcaagaagcttgctCGCAAGTACGATGCCTTCATTGCTTCCGAAGCTCTCATCAAGCAGATTCCCCGTCTCCTGGGTCCTGGTCTCTCCAAGGCCGGAAAGTTCCCTACTCCCGTCTCCCACGCTGATGACCTGACTGGCAAGATCAACGAGGTCAAGTCCACCATCAAGTTCCAGCTCAAGAAGGTTCTCTGCATGGGTGTCGCCGTCGGCAACGTCGGTatggagcaggagcagcttgTTGGCAACATCATGCTTGCCATCAACTACCTGGTCTCTCTCTTGAAGAAGGGCTGGCAGAACGTTGGAAGCCTTACCATCAAGGCTTCCATGTCTCCTCCCAAGCGCCTCTACTAA
- a CDS encoding 3'5'-cyclic nucleotide phosphodiesterase domain-containing protein, with amino-acid sequence MDSLACHVIYVNRSVGEARLLRAIPDDSAASPTGATPDWRRDRVRELVQPLLDTFGDVHVCATGAACMEKLMQLHEAGSMMDMTPTMVLLDTPHDEWIPESYSNPNSSSPDPNLVNRDAEIHTPDENLYGLTLLQRLITEAHLRSISKLVVPIPIISYPETREQMTDGTTEPLPAQPVSRKLIRRCLDLGAVDVIISPLGPKCIATLEICAYKAHRDAARDQQAMMEITKGRKRSWVGVNDQKPFAYLREAMVSGLMKGICRLSPEDDNIAGAHIAVSSERQAIIAEAVGRWHFDAHEFSDDELLVAAMQMFKHALTSPELERWRIPADQLISFLVACRAAYNSFVPYHNFRHVVDVLQATFNFLVHIGAFPPYPTWSQPRSKVQRSPIASLVSPYEALTLLVTAIGHDVGHPGVNNGFLTTLNAPLAQLYNDRSVLESFHCAAFSQILRRYWPAVFEDRKMRGLMISSILATDMGLHFDYMKKMATLKENPTNWNGRQVEDAKVLACSLLIKCADISNVARRQSTALKWMHMLSEEFSRQASMEDELEIKSSLMSPPKKDILSLANAQIGFMNMFAIPLFQGVAEIMPGMEYAVKELHINKKFFEEKVKEEQAKAAEAASENNIEISPAPSPSTAKSGHDPHTPVEHPDVNGMAFGVPSSFDAADGDPFTCHRPDDSIEGKLVSTKQRTSETTEGSLSAGYPADWASQAASTATGKMTLSPSTQGTSIVSNESGERTLSVPAFNMSPLSLKGSPTSPRREREREREREMAQGDEDSHLGGSIGRAEGKALKKRPSRFRMKDFPFFKRSKGSSPPFPTADTSG; translated from the exons ATGGATAGTCTCGCATGCCATGTCATTTACGTCAATCGCAGCGTTGGAGAGGCCCGGCTGCTGCGCGCCATACCTGACGATTCCGCGGCCTCGCCGACAGGCGCTACCCCCGATTGGCGGCGCGATCGCGTTCGAGAACTCGTCCAGCCTCTCCTCGACACATTTGGTGACg TTCATGTCTGTGCCACCGGCGCCGCCTGTATGGAAAAGCTGATGCAGCTTCACGAAGCCGGGTCCATGATGGACATGACACCAACCATGGTTCTTCTAGACACGCCCCATGATGAATGGATACCCGAGTCCTATTCCAACCCAAACTCTTCCTCTCCCGATCCCAATTTGGTCAACCGCGACGCCGAGATTCATACACCTGACGAGAACCTCTACGGCCTGACGCTCCTCCAGAGGCTCATCACCGAGGCCCACCTGCGAAGCATTTCCAAGCTCGTCgtccccatccccatcatcagCTATCCAGAGACTCGCGAACAGATGACCGACGGCACGACCGAGCCCTTGCCGGCTCAACCCGTCAGTCGTAAGCTCATAAGGAGGTGCTTGGACCTTGGCGCCGTCGACGTGATAATCAGCCCCCTGGGCCCTAAGTGTATCGCAACGCTGGAAATATGCGCTTATAAGGCCCATAGGGACGCCGCTAGGGACCAGCAGGCAATGATGGAGATTACAAAGGGCCGCAAGCGATCATGGGTTGGCGTCAACGACCAGAAGCCCTTTGCCTACCTCCGAGAGGCAATGGTCTCTGGCCTCATGAAAGGAATCTGCCGTCTCTCTCCTGAAGACGACAACATCGCCGGTGCCCACATTGCCGTTTCGTCTGAGCGCCAAGCCATCATTGCCGAAGCCGTCGGGCGCTGGCATTTCGATGCCCACGAATTCTCcgacgacgagctgctggTGGCTGCGATGCAGATGTTTAAACATGCCCTGACCTCCCCGGAACTCGAGAGGTGGCGGATACCAGCAG ACCAGCTCATTAGCTTCCTTGTCGCATGCCGTGCTGCATACAATAGCTTTGTTCCCTACCATAATTTTCGTCACGTGGTGGACGTCCTTCAAGCGACGTTCAATTTCCTCGTCCACATTGGCGCGTTCCCTCCGTACCCGACATGGTCTCAACCAAGATCCAAGGTGCAGAGATCGCCAATCGCCTCGCTCGTCAGCCCCTACGAAGCATTGACTCTTCTCGTCACAGCCATTGGCCACGACGTGGGCCACCCCGGAGTCAACAATGGCTTTCTCACCACCTTGAACGCCCCGCTAGCGCAGCTGTACAATGACCGATCTGTCCTAGAGTCGTTCCATTGCGCCGCCTTTTCGCAGATCCTTCGCAGGTATTGGCCCGCGGTGTTCGAAGACAGGAAGATGCGCGGCCTGATGATTAGCTCCATTTTAGCCACAGACATGGGCCTCCATTTTGActacatgaagaagatggcgacgcTCAAGGAGAATCCTACAAACTGGAATGGGCGCCAAGTTGAAGATGCCAAGGTTCTCGCATGTTCGCTCCTTATTAAGTGCGCAGACATTAGCAACGTG GCACGCCGTCAATCAACAGCACTGAAATGGATGCATATGCTCTCGGAGGAGTTTTCAAGACAAGCCTCAATGGAGGACGAACTCGAGATCAAGTCGTCTTTGATGTCCCCCCCGAAAAAGGACATTCTATCCCTGGCCAACGCCCAGATTGGGTTCATGAACATGTTCGCCATACCACTGTTCCAAGGCGTGGCTGAAATAATGCCAGGCATGGAATACGCCGTCAAGGAGCTtcacatcaacaagaaaTTCTTTGAAGAAAAGGTGAAGGAGGAACAGGCCAAGGCAGCGGAAGCGGCTAGCGAGAAC AACATTGAGATTTCGCCCGCACCGAGTCCCTCGACTGCCAAATCTGGCCACGACCCCCATACCCCTGTTGAACACCCGGACGTCAACGGCATGGCCTTTGGAGTCCCTTCATCTTTTGACGCTGCGGATGGTGATCCTTTTACCTGCCACCGACCAGACGATTCTATCGAAGGCAAGTTGGTATCGACAAAACAGCGGACGAGCGAGACCACCGAAGGCAGTTTATCCGCTGGTTACCCCGCGGACTGGGCTTCACAGGCAGCGAGTACGGCCACTGGCAAGATGACTCTGTCACCCAGTACGCAGGGCACCAGCATCGTCAGCAACGAATCTGGAGAGCGAACCCTCAGCGTCCCTGCGTTTAATATGTCGCCTCTCAGCCTCAAGGGATCCCCAACGTCACCACGCCGAGAACGGGAACGGgaacgagaacgagaaaTGGCGCAAGGAGACGAGGATTCGCACCTCGGAGGCAGCATAGGCAGAGCCGAAGGCAAGGCGCTTAAGAAACGGCCAAGCAGGTTTCGAATGAAGGACTTTCCCTTCTTTAAGAGGAGCAAGGGATCAAGTCCTCCATTCCCGACCGCTGACACGTCTGGTTGA